Below is a genomic region from Paraburkholderia phenazinium.
GCGCGTACGCGTCGGGCAACCAGTCGTCGTGCGCAACCAGTTCACGCAGCGCGGCGCCGCCCGCTTCCAGCAGACTGGCTTCGGGGAGAGCATCGTCGAGTAACGATGCGATCCGCTCGACAAATGTGCGCAAGCGGTCAAGCCGCAAGATCTGGCTCATGACGTAATGGAAAAAATGAGGGTCGAGAAAAGGTGCGGCGGCGCTGGCGGCCTTCAGGGTCCGCGCGACGCTCTGTTCTGGTTCGAGATCGGGTTGACGACGACCTGGTCTAGTGTACGCACATCCGCAGCGGGATGGGGCCGCTGCGCCGCAGCGACACCGGCGGCGCAGACGGCATTGTCATCTTGAGCGGATTGTCCTCAGTCGAACACGTCCGGCTCATTGGCGACCACACCCTCCAGCAGGCTCTGGAATGCAAACAATGCGCCACCCGCTCGCCCCACCTGCTCGTGCGTCAATGTGGCAATGTCGTGTGGGATAGGTTGCGGCTTGCCAGCCGCCTCGGCGAGCAATTGCGCGTGACAGGCATTGTCGAGTGCGATGTACCACCACGCCGCTGCCTCGACGGTCGGTCCCGCGGTCAGGATGCCGTGGTTCTTCAGAATGACCGCGCGATTCGGGCCAAGCGCTGTTGCAATGCGCGCCCCTTCTTCCGTATCGAGCACGACACCACGAAAATCGTCAAACAGGGCGTGGTCCTGGTAGAACGAGCACGAGTCTTGCGTGAGCGGATCGAGCGTGCGTCCAAGCGTCGACCAAGCCTTGCCATACAGCGAGTGCGTGTGCGCAGCGGCCACGACATCGGGCCGTGCTTCATGAATCGCGGCATGAATCGCGAAAGCCGCCTGATTGACGGGCCCCTCGCCCACCACGATCTCGCCTTGCGAATTCACCAGCAGCAGGTCGGAAACGCGAATCCGGCTGAAATGCTTGCCGAACGGA
It encodes:
- a CDS encoding class II aldolase/adducin family protein, which translates into the protein MTDLSLPAVPATETSTLQRHAPLRKFWFDEVPPRASVAEERRYRQERLAVAFRIFARYGFDQGLAGHITARDPEWPDHFWVNPFGKHFSRIRVSDLLLVNSQGEIVVGEGPVNQAAFAIHAAIHEARPDVVAAAHTHSLYGKAWSTLGRTLDPLTQDSCSFYQDHALFDDFRGVVLDTEEGARIATALGPNRAVILKNHGILTAGPTVEAAAWWYIALDNACHAQLLAEAAGKPQPIPHDIATLTHEQVGRAGGALFAFQSLLEGVVANEPDVFD